The Phycisphaeraceae bacterium genome contains the following window.
TGATGATGCAGATGCTCTACCTGGAGAATCAGCGTCGCAGTCAGGAGATCAGCCTGTATATCAACTCGCCTGGGGGGGCTGTGGATGACACGCTGGCGATTTATGACACGATGCGGTTCCTGTCGAGCGATATCGCGACATACTGCATCGGGCGGGCGTATTCGGGGGCAGCGTTGCTTCTGACTTCGGGGCAGAAGGGGCGCCGGTTTATTCTGCCGCACGCCAAGGTGATGATCCATCAGCCTTATGGCGGGGTGACGGGGCAGGCCGAGGACATTCGGTTGCAGGCCGAGCAGATCATCAAGAGCAAGAAGATTCTGAACCAGATCATCGCGGAGCACACGGGGCAGACGATCGATCAGGTGACGAAGGACTCGGAGCGCGATAAGTACTTCAGTGCGACCGAGGCCAAGGCGTACGGGCTGGTGGACGAGGTGCTGTCGTCGCCGCCGAAGGCAGCAGCCCAGTCGTAGTGCGTGACACGGACAAGAGTCAGTTGGAGTCAGGAGCAAAGGAACACTCATGCATTCAAGGTCAAACACGCTGGTCCCGATCGTGGTGGAGCAGACCGGTCGCGGGGAGCGAGCGTACGACATCTTCAGCCGGTTGCTCAAGGACCGCATCGTGTTCGTCACTGGTCCGGTGATGGACGACATGGCCAATCTGGTGGTGGCGCAGCTGCTGTTCTTGCAGAACGAAGATGCCGAGGCGGACATCCACGTGTATGTCAACTCGCCGGGCGGCTCGGTGACGGCGGGTCTGGCGATCGTCGACACGATGCAGTACATCGCTCCGGATGTGTGTACATACATCATC
Protein-coding sequences here:
- a CDS encoding ATP-dependent Clp protease proteolytic subunit, whose protein sequence is MPAANINYQRTREMTIDELLLENRIVFLIGEINHASAARVMMQMLYLENQRRSQEISLYINSPGGAVDDTLAIYDTMRFLSSDIATYCIGRAYSGAALLLTSGQKGRRFILPHAKVMIHQPYGGVTGQAEDIRLQAEQIIKSKKILNQIIAEHTGQTIDQVTKDSERDKYFSATEAKAYGLVDEVLSSPPKAAAQS